The sequence TCACGTTTCAGTAGGCAAGAAAGAACTCCTTCATGGAATCAACCTGACTGTAAACAAGGGAGAAGTCCATGTGATTATGGGCATCAACGGCGCAGGCAAGTCTACGCTTCTGCATGCCATCATGGGGAACCCTGTTTATACAATTACTGAAGGCCGTATTTTCTTTGAAGGACAGGATATTACAGAACTGTCTGTCGATAAGAGAGCCAAGCTCGGCGTTTTCCTTTCTTTCCAGAATCCGATTTCCGTTGCCGGCATTACGACTGAAAACTTCATTCGTACAGCCAAGACAACGATTTCCGGAAAGCAGCAGAGACTCTTCCCTTTCAAGCGTCTCATGAAATCCAGAATGGAAGATCTGGCTATGGATCCGTCCTATGCAGAACGTTACCTGAATGACGGCTTCTCCGGCGGCGAAAGAAAGAAGAGTGAAATCCTTCAGATGCGCATCCTGGATCCGAAGCTGGCCATGCTTGATGAAACAGACTCCGGTCTGGACGTCGATGCTGTCCGCATCGTTTCCCGCAATATTTCCGAATACCACAATGAAAATAATTCACTTCTGATCATTACCCATCTGAACCAGATCCTGAAGTTCATCACACCGGAATTTGTCCACGTCCTCATCGACGGCAAGATCGTCAAGGAAGGCGGTCCGGAACTGGTGGACGAAATCGAGACCAACGGCTTTGACGCATACCGCAGCGAGGTGTGATCATGGCTGAAGAAAAGAAGAAGAGCCAGGTCGATGACATCAATCGAAGCATTTACGACATCAAGGACAAGGTGGAGTACTCCTACAAGGCTGACAACGGGCTGACTGAAGAAGTCATCCGTGAAATTTCAGCCAAGAAGGAAGAACCGGAATGGATGCTTGAAAAGCGCCTGCAGGCTCTTGAAATATACAATCATATGGACTTCCCGGAATGGGCTCCTGATATTTCCGAGCTTGATATGGATCATATCGATACCTACATCCGCCCGAAGACGGACATGAAGGCAAAATGGGAAGACCTGCCGCAGAATATCAGGGACACATTCGACCGTCTTGGCATTCCTGAAGCAGAAAAGAAATCTCTTGCCGGCGTCGGAGCGCAGTATGACTCTGAAGTCGTTTATCATAATATCCAGAAGGAACTGGAAGAACAGGGTGTCATTTACGTTGACTTCGAAACCGCTGTCAAGGAATACCCTGATCTGATCAAACCGTATTTCGGAAAGCTCATCACTCCGAATTATCATAAATTTGCTGCACTGCACTATGCTGTGTGGTCCGGCGGCTCTTTCGTTTACGTTCCAAAGGGCGTTCACGTACGCATGCCGCTGCAGAGTTATTTCCGCCTCAATGCGCCTGGCGCAGGTCAGTTCGAACATACTCTGATCATCATTGAAGAAGGCGCTGACTGCCATTTCATCGAAGGCTGCTCGGCTCCAAGATACAACGTGGCAAACCTTCACGCCGGAGCTGTCGAGCTCTACGTCAAGAAGGGCGCAACGCTGCGCTACAGCACGATTGAAAACTGGTCGAAGAACATGTACAACCTGAATACCAAGAAGTCCATCATTGAAGAAGACGGACACATGATCTGGGTATCCGGTTCCTTCGGCTCCCATACATCCTGCCTCTATCCGGATACCATCCTCAAGGGCGATCATTCCACCTGTGATTTCACAGGCATCACGTTCGCCGGCAAGGGTCAGTTCCTCGATACTGGTTCCAAGGTGGAAGCTCTTGGAAAGGGCACTTCCATCAATATCAACTCCAAATCCATTTCCAAAGCAGGCGGCACTGCGATTTACCGCGGCGTCGTTTACATCGGGCCGGAAGCAAAGGGGACGAAGGGCACTATCAGCTGCGAATCCCTGATGCTGGATAATGAATCCAGATCCGACACAATCCCGGACATCATCATTGAAAATGATGACATCGATCTTGGTCATGAAGCTAAGATCGGCCGCATCCCGGATGATGATATTTACTACCTCATGAGCCGCGGCCTTTCTGAAGAAGACGCAAAGGCCATGCTCGTCCGCGGATTTGCTGAACCGATTTCAAAGGAACTGCCTTTGGAATATGCTGTAGAAATGAACCGCCTCATCGATCTTGAATTCGAAGGCGCTATAGGATAAGGAGGACCATATGGAAGAAATCAGAGTCAACCGACTGCCGCTTCTTACGTACCGGTACCTTCATACCAACGATACCCCGATGCAGTTCGAGGCGCCGAAGA is a genomic window of Veillonellaceae bacterium containing:
- the sufC gene encoding Fe-S cluster assembly ATPase SufC, which produces MTELLRVENLHVSVGKKELLHGINLTVNKGEVHVIMGINGAGKSTLLHAIMGNPVYTITEGRIFFEGQDITELSVDKRAKLGVFLSFQNPISVAGITTENFIRTAKTTISGKQQRLFPFKRLMKSRMEDLAMDPSYAERYLNDGFSGGERKKSEILQMRILDPKLAMLDETDSGLDVDAVRIVSRNISEYHNENNSLLIITHLNQILKFITPEFVHVLIDGKIVKEGGPELVDEIETNGFDAYRSEV
- the sufB gene encoding Fe-S cluster assembly protein SufB, which codes for MAEEKKKSQVDDINRSIYDIKDKVEYSYKADNGLTEEVIREISAKKEEPEWMLEKRLQALEIYNHMDFPEWAPDISELDMDHIDTYIRPKTDMKAKWEDLPQNIRDTFDRLGIPEAEKKSLAGVGAQYDSEVVYHNIQKELEEQGVIYVDFETAVKEYPDLIKPYFGKLITPNYHKFAALHYAVWSGGSFVYVPKGVHVRMPLQSYFRLNAPGAGQFEHTLIIIEEGADCHFIEGCSAPRYNVANLHAGAVELYVKKGATLRYSTIENWSKNMYNLNTKKSIIEEDGHMIWVSGSFGSHTSCLYPDTILKGDHSTCDFTGITFAGKGQFLDTGSKVEALGKGTSININSKSISKAGGTAIYRGVVYIGPEAKGTKGTISCESLMLDNESRSDTIPDIIIENDDIDLGHEAKIGRIPDDDIYYLMSRGLSEEDAKAMLVRGFAEPISKELPLEYAVEMNRLIDLEFEGAIG